Proteins co-encoded in one Daphnia carinata strain CSIRO-1 chromosome 3, CSIRO_AGI_Dcar_HiC_V3, whole genome shotgun sequence genomic window:
- the LOC130693735 gene encoding uncharacterized protein LOC130693735, which yields MPESVTLASRSDLLHLLPFLDSRLSEHSEIQMIVFGALRASTSAYLVYLLRESTSDESYTAIVAIKRENMKSERTQKNETIWIVSGWSINESALLRLYSAIDVINWDSDVVFAFNKYYKPHDDILKYFQDRDRLTGYRLFSAGRYILDIEVALKLQISIPDEVYVKSVERHHAQLIYDHWTAFKDTTTVEDVADEIDHFPSAGVFLKDNDQLVSWMMGHAPMGMSRLFTMDDHRRKGYAKLATQYMSKRMAQAGYVPFINIVVGNTASTEFFLGLGFRFVCPIHAILTKPPGMVNG from the exons ATGCCGGAGTCTGTAACGTTAGCTTCGCGATCAGATCTGTTACATCTTCTCCCATTTTTGGATTCTCGACTTTCAGAACATTCTGAG ATTCAAATGATCGTTTTTGGTGCATTACGAGCATCAACTTCCGCCTATCTGGTGTACCTCCTACGTGAATCTACTTCTGATGAATCGTATACCGCGATTGTAGCCATAAAGCGGGAAAATATGAAAAGCGAAAGAACTCAAAAGAATGAG ACAATTTGGATCGTCTCTGGATGGAGTATTAATGAAAGTGCCTTACTTCGTCTGTACTCAGCTATTGATGTGATCAACTGGGACAGTGATGTCGTTTTCGCATTCAACAAATACTACAAGCCTCATGATGATATTCTTAAGTACTTCCAGGATCGTGATCGACTAACAGGATATCGTTTATTCTCTGCTGGACGCTATATTCTTGACATTGAAGTGGCTTTGAAATTGCAGATAAG CATACCAGATGAGGTTTACGTGAAAAGTGTGGAACGTCATCACGCCCAGTTGATATACGACCATTGGACAGCCTTTAAAGACACGACGACTGTGGAAGATGTTGCCGACGAAATCGACCACTTCCCTTCAGCTGGAGTTTTCTTGAAAGATAACGATCAACTCGTTTCGTGGATGATGGGCCATGCACCTATGGGCATGAGTCGTCTATTCACTATGGATGATCATCGTCGTAAAGGATACGCTAAACTGGCAACGCAATACATGTCAAAGAGAATGGCTCAGGCTGGATATGTGCCATTCATCAACATCGTCGTTGGCAATACGGCATCCACCGAGTTTTTCTTAGGTTTGGGTTTTCGATTTGTCTGTCCTATTCATGCAATTTTAACTAAACCACCTGGAATGGTGAATGGTTAA
- the LOC130693762 gene encoding ATP-binding cassette sub-family C member 5-like yields the protein MANREPGREIHDAIDEGYVDVDLGDLSDTFSGRQPEKNGSPGSSSVYGSTNGGVRNLSTRNLIPIRKNDERIRETMPLDRASLFSFITYSWLTKYMKIAYNRGLGSEDIPLCSPKDSCDHAAQRLERLWNEEVKRRGLEDASLQRVIWKFTRSRVLMNIVIYLISIVFGFIGPIFFMSRLVQFCQDHDKVWWHGALWAAGMAGSELTRVLLFGVAWGIAYRTGTRLRSAVMTMLYKKVIRLSTLGDKSIGEMINLFANDGQRIYEVASFGPFIIGDPFVATMGTGYTIWLLGPHAALGMLVFVLFYPVQYLVSTLTGYFRRRTLTATDQRVQLMNELLICIKLIKMYAWEKPFSKSIKKIREKEKRFLESTAYVQSASVALTPVVPIIAVIVTFLAHIGFGYDLSPAEGFAVVAVMISRVRPSLNGAREALKTWDEARVIWPRIKSVLSMEESKPFSEKPIDRSIALSIYNGSFVWRESAITKTRAKRNRNLWRRICCCCGQGDIEKEVLTSLVQPKSIPVLISINLIVPKGRLIGVCGTVGSGKSSLLSAILGQMILEQGRVTIDGSFAYVSQQAWIMNCTLKENILFGEPFEMEKYNRVLMVCALDQDIGILPAGDQTEIGERGINLSGGQRQRVSLARAIYANRDIYLLDDPLSAVDSHVGNHIFNHCIRGALKEKTVMFVTHQLQYLSQCDEVIFMDHGRILDQGRHSDLLNQNERYATLINTFLHEESETNLDEVVSNSDDDQTVSKISGRASPESATFKRKQFGKKTSLSTSTELVLSKHSVTDDELYSNVDTGGRLIEEEKIEVGSIPSHTYKSYIKSAGGYILAAFVLSMFVVNVVGTAMSSWWLAHWLNTGVVNATRTVGNETEYYPSVRAHPDLHFYELVYGLFILVIVFSSLMRSLFFIKASLRASNLLHNRLLVKVFNSPMSFFDSTPVGRILNIFSRDLDETDCRLPSCIEALVQNMLVVSMSITFIAMVVPWFLIALLLLAVIFILVSRTFRCALRDLKRLENVSRSPIYSHVTASVSGLNTIHAFGKERAFVSKFMNLYDENSSVFFLFTCSMRWLAVRLDFIAVCIIGVTAGLVVVLRGMIPPAFAGLALAYAGQLTGILQNTVRWASETESRFTSVQRMETLLDTLESEGPAVIKERRPPNDWPQKGSIVFTNVNMRYRPNLPLVLNDVSFHIKPKEKIGIVGRTGSGKSSLGVALFRLVDLISGVIEIDGINIAEIGLEDLRSKLSIIPQDPVLFIGTIRYNLDPFQKYDDDVIWEAIERTYMKDKIKALPDKLDSPVIENGENFSVGERQLLCMARALLRHSKILLLDEATAAIDTQTDALVQQTLREAFEDCTILTIAHRLNTVIQCDRVLVLQGGMVVEFDNPLVLLANGRSSFAGMMAAAQHRNAFLL from the exons ATGGCTAACCGTGAACCTGGACGTGAAATACACGACGCTATCGATGAAGg GTATGTCGATGTGGATCTTGGCGATTTGTCGGACACTTTCTCAGGTAGGCAGCCAGAGAAAAATGGAAGCCCCGGTTCATCCTCTGTGTATGGATCAACTAACGGAGGTGTACGAAATCTATCCACCAGAAATTTGAttccaataagaaaaaatgatgaaag gATCAGAGAAACGATGCCGTTGGACCGTGCTAGTTTATTCTCGTTCATTACGTACAGCTGGTTGACGAAATACATGAAAATAGCGTATAATCGTGGACTCGGCAGTGAAGACATTCCCCTCTGTTCTCCCAAAGATAGTTGCGATCACGCAGCGCAAAG ACTGGAACGATTATGGAATGAGGAAGTAAAACGCCGTGGCCTTGAGGATGCCTCTTTACAACGGGTCATTTGGAAATTCACACGTTCACGAGTTCTGATGAACATCGTTATATATCTAATATCAATCGTCTTCGGATTCATTGGACCG ATCTTCTTTATGAGCCGGTTAGTACAGTTCTGTCAGGACCACGACAAAGTGTGGTGGCACGGTGCACTTTGGGCAGCCGGAATGGCCGGCTCTGAACTCACGCGTGTTTTACTCTTTGGCGTAGCTTGGGGCATCGCTTACAGGACGGGCACACGACTCAGATCAGCCGTCATGACGATGCTGTACAAGAAAGTGATCCGCCTCTCTACTTTGGGCGATAAGTCCATTGGTGAA ATGATCAATTTGTTTGCCAATGATGGCCAGAGGATTTATGAAGTGGCTAGCTTCGGGCCTTTCATCATCGGTGATCCTTTCGTCGCCACAATGG gtaCCGGCTACACGATTTGGCTGTTGGGTCCGCATGCTGCTCTGGGCATGCTTGTCTTTGTCCTCTTCTATCCAGTACAATATCTAGTGTCCACATTGACCGGATATTTCCGTCGCCGGACGTTAACCGCCACCGATCAGAGGGTTCAGCTAATGAACGAGCTGTTAATCTGCATTAAACTGATCAAGATGTACGCATGGGAAAAGCCGTTCTCCAAAAGCATTAAAA AAATTagagaaaaggagaaacgTTTTCTTGAATCCACGGCCTACGTCCAGTCCGCAAGTGTTGCACTCACGCCCGTCGTGCCCATCATCGCAGTCATCGTGACTTTCCTGGCCCACATTGGATTTGGATACGACCTTTCACCTGCCGAA GGCTTTGCTGTAGTTGCTGTCATGATCTCAAGAGTTCGACCTTCATTGAACGGCGCCCGTGAAGCTTTGAAAACATGGGACGAAGCCAGGGTCATCTGGCCTCGTATTAAG AGCGTTCTATCCATGGAGGAAAGCAAGCCTTTCTCCGAGAAGCCAATTGATCGCAGCATTGCGTTGTCAATTTATAATGGATCGTTCGTATGGCGAGAAAGTGCCATAACTAAGACCAGGGCTAAACGCAACAGAAATTT ATGGAGGCGCATCTGCTGTTGTTGCGGACAAGGCGACATCGAGAAGGAAGTACTCACATCATTGGTCCAGCCAAAATCGATCCCTGTGCTCATCAGCATTAATCTCATCGTACCTAAG GGCCGTTTGATTGGCGTTTGCGGGACTGTGGGATCAGGAAAATCTTCGCTGCTATCGGCCATTCTCGGTCAAATGATTTTAGAACAAGGCCGGGTCACTATTGATGGATCTTTCGCTTACGTCTCACAGCAAGCGTGGATCATGAATTGTActctaaaagaaaacattctcTTTGGTGAACCCTTCGAAATGGAAAA GTATAACCGCGTGCTGATGGTGTGTGCCCTTGATCAGGACATTGGTATCCTTCCGGCTGGCGATCAGACGGAAATCGGCGAAAGAGGCATCAATCTCTCGGGCGGACAAAGGCAGAGGGTGTCCTTAGCTCGGGCCATCTACGCAAACAG GGATATCTATTTACTGGATGACCCTCTGAGTGCCGTGGACAGTCACGTTGGCAATCACATTTTCAATCACTGTATTCGCGGAGCTCTTAAGGAGAAGACGGTCATGTTCGTGACTCATCAACTGCAG TATCTCAGCCAGTGCGACGAAGTTATCTTCATGGATCATGGAAGGATCCTGGATCAGGGCCGTCACAGTGACCTGTTGAATCAGAACGAACGATATGCAACGCTGATCAACACGTTTTTGCACGAAGAAAGTGAAACAAACTTGGACGAAGTAGTCAGCAATTCAGATGACGATCAGACCGTGTCAAAAAT TTCCGGCCGAGCTTCTCCCGAAAGCGCCACCTTTAAGAGGAAACAGTTTGGGAAAAAGACGAGTTTATCGACATCAACCGAATTAGTGCTGAGTAAACATTCAGTTACCGACGATGAGTTATATTCGAATGTGGACACTGGCGGCCGTCTGATCGAAGAGGAGAAAATCGAAGTTGGATCGATCCCATCGCACACGTACAAATCCTACATCAAGTCAGCTGGAGGATACATTCTTGCTGCTTTCGTTCTTTCCATGTTCGTCGTCAACGTAGTTGGCACTG CGATGAGTTCGTGGTGGCTTGCCCATTGGCTTAACACTGGCGTCGTG AATGCCACTAGGACGGTTGGTAATGAGACCGAGTACTACCCGAGCGTCCGAGCCCATCCCGATCTTCATTTCTACGAACTTGTTTACGGCTTGTTCATCTTAGTCATCGTCTTTTCTAGTTTGATGCGTAGTTTATTCTTCATCAAG GCTTCGTTACGTGCGTCCAACTTACTGCACAATCGGCTACTCGTCAAAGTGTTTAACAGCCCCATGTCTTTCTTTGATTCAACGCCAGTTGGCCGGATCCTCAACATATTTTCACGGGATCTCGACGAGa CTGATTGCCGCTTACCTTCGTGCATCGAGGCTCTCGTTCAGAACATGCTCGTTGTGTCGATGTCTATCACGTTCATTGCCATGGTCGTCCCTTGGTTTCTCATTGCTCTTCTCCTCTTGGCTGTTATATTTATCCTGGTCAGTCGCACCTTTCGATGCGCCCTGCGTGATCTCAAACGGCTGGAGAACGTTTCACGGTCGCCAATTTACAGTCACGTCACGGCCAGCGTGAGTGGCTTGAACACGATCCATGCATTCGGCAAAGAACGAGCCTTCGTCTCCAA ATTTATGAACTTGTACGATGAAAACTCGTCggtctttttcttgttcaccTGCAGCATGCGTTGGCTTGCAGTCCGATTGGATTTCATCGCAG TTTGCATTATTGGCGTTACGGCTGGACTTGTTGTTGTCCTTCGTGGAATGATTCCACCGGCATTTGCTGGCCTGGCTTTAGCGTACGCTGGCCAGTTGACAGGCATTCTGCAAAATACCGTGCGTTGGGCCTCCGAAACGGAATCCCGTTTCACATCCGTTCAACGCATGGAAACGTTACTAGAC ACGTTGGAAAGCGAAGGACCGGCGGTTATTAAAGAGCGTCGCCCACCAAATGATTGGCCCCAAAAAGGTTCAATCGTGTTCACAAACGTCAACATGCGTTATCGGCCGAATCTACCATTGGTCCTTAACGATGTTTCCTTTCACATCAAGCCCAAAGAGAAAATAG GCATCGTCGGTAGAACGGGTTCGGGGAAATCATCGTTGGGCGTGGCGTTATTCAGATTAGTTGATCTGATATCTGGTGTCATTGAAATCGATGGCATTAATATAgcagaaataggactggaagaTTTACGGTCCAAATTGTCTATTATTCCGCAAGATCCGGTGCTTTTTATCGGTACCATCCG GTACAATCTAGACCCTTTTCAAAAGTATGATGACGACGTTATTTGGGAGGCTATCGAACGAACTTACATGAAAGACAAAATCAAAGCACTGCCCGACAAGCTGGACAGTCCAGTCATCGAAAACGGTGAAAACTTTTCTGTTGGCGAGAGACAACTACTGTGCATGGCTCGAGCTCTTCTCCGACATAGCAAG ATTCTCTTATTGGATGAGGCCACGGCGGCCATCGATACTCAGACGGACGCGTTGGTACAGCAAACTTTGCGTGAAGCTTTTGAAGATTGTACTATCCTGACAATTGCTCATCGCCTTAACACAGTCATCCAATGTGATCGTGTCCTTGTCCTTCAAGGTGGAATGGTTGTGGAATTCGACAATCCTTTGGTTCTCTTGGCGAATGGTCGTTCATCCTTTGCTGGAATGATGGCCGCAGCACAACACAGAAATGCCTTTTTATTGTAG
- the LOC130693750 gene encoding ras-like GTP-binding protein RhoL: protein MNHNRLISVVIVGDGNSGKNCIFNNFKENCKEYPLDYVPTVFDNSSRTMEVDGIYYHVSLSYTTGQTEYDGLRILSYPSTDVFLLCYAVSQRTSFESLPSKWIPELKLHCPQTPIVLVGTKIDMRKDGSTSTDYVSSAEGKEMSKQVNGFIECSAKTGDNLREVSCEAVRAVRRKSKRRVNLKYVSCGCVPL from the exons ATGAATCATAATCGTCTGATAAGTGTCGTTATTGTGGGAGATGGCAATTCCGGTAAAAACTGCATTTTCAACAACTTTAAGGAGAATTGCAAAGAATATCCGCTGGACTACGTTCCAACTGT ATTCGATAACTCTTCGAGAACAATGGAAGTGGATGGCATTTATTATCACGTTTCGCTATCCTATACCACCGGCCAAACAGAGTACGATGGACTGCGCATTCTCTCCTACCCAAGC acgGACGTGTTCCTACTTTGCTATGCCGTTAGCCAGCGTACCTCTTTTGAAAGTCTGCCATCCAAATGGATTCCCGAATTAAAACTACACTGCCCTCAGACGCCGATCGTCCTTGTTG GCACGAAAATAGATATGCGTAAAGATGGATCAACCAGTACAGATTAC gTTTCTAGTGCAGAAGGTAAAGAAATGAGCAAACAGGTCAATGGTTTCATCGAGTGCTCGGCCAAGACGGGCGATAACTTGCGAGAGGTTTCCTGTGAGGCGGTGCGTGCAGTGCGGCGCAAATCGAAAAGAAGAGTAAACCTTAAATATGTATCTTGCGGCTGCGTTCCCTTATAA
- the LOC130693755 gene encoding NPC intracellular cholesterol transporter 2 homolog a-like has protein sequence MTPQRSIAALVIVLLSVGCVLSQHPRVPITPCNGNPMTGKVLEVRVSNCNNNFPCILKRGSQATIEFDYIPAQDTNRVTTGATARLGAVPLPFVGTNNQPACSRITSKQSRQSTGCNLRAGEVYTYSNTFPILQIYPVTNVLVQWELNDGNRQKITCFTIPARIV, from the exons ATGACTCCACAAAGATCCATCGCTGCTCTAGTCATCGTCCTTCTCTCCGTCGGCTGCGTCCTGTCTCAACATCCACGCGTTCCAATCACACCTTGCAATG GTAATCCCATGACTGGCAAAGTGTTGGAAGTGCGTGTTTCCAACTGCAACAACAACTTCCCTTGCATCTTGAAACGAGGATCTCAAGCCACCATCGAATTTGATTATATTCCTG CTCAAGACACGAACCGGGTAACTACGGGAGCTACAGCTCGTCTTGGAGCCGTTCCTCTTCCGTTTGTTGGTACAAACAATCAGCCAGCGTGTTCGAGGATTACGTCAAAACAGTCCCGTCAGAGTACCGGATGCAACTTAAGGGCCGGAGAAGTCTATACCTACTCGAACACATTCCCCATTCTGCAAATTTACCCTGTG ACCAACGTGCTGGTTCAGTGGGAGTTGAACGATGGCAACCGACAGAAAATCACGTGCTTTACAATTCCTGCCAGGATCGTCTAA
- the LOC130693699 gene encoding ATP-binding cassette sub-family C member 5-like has protein sequence MIFTDSLDSDESLYDVSQTCDVANDLEERYSGLDRGTLHQTLPESLWARHERRSPAQQYKPSRDFQRYKPSLKNLMPIRKNNKTKEQMPLDKVGFFSYITFSWVSRYMKQAYRYGLQPEDVPLCSTQDGCEHCAQRLEFMWNEEILREGIKGASLQRVAWRFTRTRVLTGIFLYFLSLVFGFLGPVYLMAQLLRFCQDEEAPWWHGALWASGIAICEMIRVLLFGASWGISYRTGIRLKSAVTTMLFKKVMRLSSLGDKSIGEVINLFANDSQRIYDVCSLGPLLFGGPFVAVIATLYVVYLLGPHAMIGMLVFLLYYPVQYGVSFLTGYCRRKTITITDQRVTLMKELLTCVKLIKMYAWEKPFSKTITDIRKRERFLLEMTAYVQSISVALTPVVPVLAAIVTFLVHTSLGYDLSPAEAFAVIAVMIARVRPSLNGAREALKTWDEASVVWPRIEKVLGLEEMKPSAQKPLDRSVAVAVSEATFAWHYSPPSKDKKQKRKRKDKNAKDESNIQELPLLFQVAYLTNIDLIVPKGHLVAVCGAVGAGKSSLLSAILGHMKIERGRVSIDGSFAYVSQQAWIMNSSLRDNILFGETFDPKRYYDVISACALSQDLDALPAGDETEIGERGINLSGGQRQRVAMARALYADRDIYLLDDPLSAVDGHVGQHIFEKYIRGALKGKTIVFVTHQLQYLSQCDEVVFMDEGRILDQGRHVDLMNRNGRYTTLIHTFLSQKDEDNVKEEEQADPHSVNGRSKPSSPIQSSPATSIPSSLAIESLASNKTTNLAFQQQIPVAMNGRLTEAEKMEKGSIPWSTYDIYIQSAGGYILSLLVFFTFVLNIFSTALSSWWLAHWFNVGSANTTRTIGNETEYYMSVTAHPDVQFYQTIYGAFILVILLTSLLRSFSFMKTSLKASSALHDKLFVKIFACPMRFFDSTPVGRIINIFSRDLDETDSRIPSSTDTLIQYILVVIMSIFFVVLAVPWFLVALVVLSFIFSLYSRVFRRGLRDLTRLEHVSRSPIYSHVDATINGLSTVHAFGKQRHFISKYMILQDENASAYFLLNCSHRWLSVRLDFITVCGMAVTAGLIVALRGTIPAASAGLALAYASQLSGIMQYVVRLACETESRFTSVQRMHTYLITLESEDPAIVKDQRPPLDWPTKGSIQFSNVKMRYRHNLPLVLDGVSFDIEPQAKIGIVGRTGSGKSSLGVALFRLVDLSSGVIKIDGINISEMGLEDLRSKLSIIPQDPVLFIGTIRYNLDPFQKYSDDAIWEAVERTNMKEKVKALPGQLDSPVIENGENFSVGERQLLCMARALLRHSKILLLDEATAAIDTQTDALVQRTLREAFKDCTILTIAHRLNTVLQCDKILVLHDGKVMEYDKPSILMTKSDSIFAGMMSVAEVSDDCLLEL, from the exons atgattttcacCGATTCGTTGGACTCGGACGAGTCGCTTTACGATGTCAGTCAAACCTGCGATGTCGCTAACGATTTGGAAGAAAG GTATAGCGGCCTGGATCGCGGTACGTTGCATCAGACTCTGCCAGAATCACTTTGGGCCAGACATGAACGTCGATCACCAGCTCAGCAGTACAAACCTTCAAGGGACTTTCAGAGATACAAACCATCTTTAAAGAATCTGATGCCCATTAGGAAGAATAACAA AACTAAGGAGCAGATGCCACTGGACAAAGTTGGATTCTTCTCCTACATAACGTTTAGTTGGGTCAGTCGTTACATGAAACAAGCTTACAGATACGGATTGCAACCGGAAGACGTTCCCTTATGTTCGACTCAGGACGGATGCGAACATTGTGCCCAAAG GCTTGAATTCATGTGGAATGAAGAAATTTTACGTGAAGGCATTAAAGGCGCTTCTTTGCAACGAGTTGCTTGGAGGTTTACACGGACCCGTGTGTTAACGGgtatctttttgtattttctatCGCTAGTCTTCGGATTCTTGGGGCCT GTCTATCTGATGGCCCAACTTTTAAGATTTTGCCAAGACGAAGAAGCGCCTTGGTGGCACGGCGCATTGTGGGCTTCCGGAATAGCCATATGCGAGATGATACGTGTCCTACTTTTTGGAGCGTCGTGGGGAATATCTTACAG AACGGGCATCCGGCTCAAATCAGCCGTCACGACGATGCTCTTTAAAAAAGTCATGCGTCTTTCTAGCCTTGGAGATAAATCAATCGGCGAG GTCATTAATTTATTCGCCAATGACAGCCAACGCATTTACGATGTGTGTAGCCTTGGTCCGTTGCTATTTGGTGGTCCGTTCGTCGCCGTTATCGCTACGCTTTACGTTGTTTATCTGTTAGGCCCTCACGCAATGATTGGAATGCTGGTGTTTCTCCTTTATTATCCAGTTCAGTACGGTGTTTCCTTCCTAACTG GATACTGCCGTCGCAAGACAATTACCATTACCGATCAGAGAGTTACATTGATGAAAGAATTGCTCACCTGCGTCAAGTTAATTAAGATGTACGCGTGGGAAAAGCCATTTTCCAAAACAATTACAG ATATACGTAAAAGGGAACGCTTCCTGTTGGAAATGACGGCCTACGTTCAGTCAATCAGCGTTGCACTCACGCCAGTTGTTCCCGTTCTGGCCGCTATCGTGACTTTCCTCGTCCACACTTCTTTGGGATACGATCTGTCACCCGCTGAG gCATTCGCTGTTATCGCAGTTATGATTGCTCGCGTGCGGCCCTCACTGAACGGAGCTCGTGAAGCTTTAAAGACCTGGGATGAAGCCAGTGTTGTGTGGCCTCGCATTGAG AAAGTTCTTGGGTTGGAAGAAATGAAACCGAGTGCTCAAAAGCCATTGGATCGTAGCGTAGCCGTTGCAGTTTCAGAAGCGACCTTTGCCTGGCATTATTCGCCACCGTCTAAAGATAAGAAGCAAAAACGGAAACG caaGGACAAGAATGCCAAAGATGAATCGAATATCCAGGAGCTTCCGCTTTTGTTTCAAGTGGCGTATCTTACCAATATCGATCTAATCGTTCCCAAA GGCCATTTGGTCGCTGTTTGCGGGGCGGTAGGAGCGGGCAAGTCTTCCTTGCTCTCCGCCATTCTTGGTCACATGAAAATCGAGAGGGGAAGAGTATCCATCGATGGATCGTTCGCCTATGTCTCGCAACAGGCGTGGATCATGAACAGCAGTCTGCGAGATAACATTCTCTTTGGAGAAACATTTGACCCGAAGAG GTATTATGACGTCATCTCAGCGTGTGCCCTTAGTCAAGATTTGGACGCTTTGCCCGCTGGAGATGAAACAGAAATAGGTGAAAGAGGGATCAATCTTTCCGGTGGGCAAAGACAGCGAGTCGCCATGGCTAGAGCACTTTACGCCGACAG GGATATTTACCTCCTTGACGATCCATTGAGTGCGGTAGACGGGCACGTTGGCCAGCATATATTCGAAAAATATATTCGCGGAGCGTTGAAAGGAAAAACTATAGTGTTTGTGACTCATCAGCTTCAA TATTTGAGTCAATGTGACGAGGTTGTCTTTATGGACGAAGGCAGAATCTTAGATCAGGGAAGGCACGTCGATCTAATGAACCGTAACGGACGCTACACGACGCTCATTCACACGTTTTTAAGTCAAAAGGACGAGGATAATGTCAAAGAAGAGGAACAAGCAGATCCCCATTCAGTGAATGGAAG ATCCAAACCTTCGTCTCCGATACAATCAAGTCCAGCAACGTCGATTCCTTCTTCGTTGGCCATTGAATCCCTTGCATctaacaaaacaacaaatttagcTTTTCAGCAACAAATTCCTGTCGCCATGAACGGTCGTCTAACTGAAGccgagaaaatggaaaagggCTCCATACCTTGGAGCACGTACGACATCTACATTCAATCCGCTGGCGGGTACATCCTTTCTCTTCTCGTCTTTTTCACATTCGTCCTCAACATCTTCAGCACTG CTCTTAGTTCATGGTGGCTTGCACATTGGTTCAACGTCGGATCAGCG AATACGACGAGGACCATAGGCAATGAAACGGAATATTACATGAGTGTTACCGCTCATCCGGATGTTCAGTTCTATCAAACTATTTACGGTGCATTTATCTTGGTTATCTTGCTCACCAGTCTCTTGCGGAGTTTCTCTTTCATGAAG ACAAGTCTTAAGGCATCCAGCGCTCTTCACGACAAGCTCTTCGTCAAAATCTTTGCCTGCCCGATGCGTTTTTTCGATTCGACGCCAGTCGGACGGATCATTAATATTTTCTCACGCGATCTAGACGAAA CCGACAGCCGCATTCCATCGTCCACTGATACGCTTATTCAATACATTTTGGTCGTCATCATGTCCATCTTTTTCGTCGTGTTGGCCGTCCCTTGGTTCCTAGTCGCTCTGGTCgtgttgtcttttattttctccctGTACAGCCGTGTGTTCCGGCGCGGGTTGCGTGATCTGACGCGACTGGAACACGTTTCACGCTCTCCTATCTATAGCCATGTGGATGCCACCATCAACGGTTTGAGCACCGTTCACGCGTTCGGGAAACAACGCCATTTCATTTCCAA GTATATGATACTGCAAGACGAGAATGCATCggcttattttcttttgaattgcaGTCATCGATGGCTATCGGTTCGCCTTGATTTCATTACAG TGTGCGGAATGGCAGTGACGGCTGGATTGATCGTTGCTCTACGTGGAACGATTCCCGCAGCGTCTGCAGGTTTAGCTTTAGCGTATGCCAGTCAACTATCGGGAATTATGCAGTACGTCGTCCGTTTGGCTTGCGAAACCGAATCACGCTTCACATCTGTCCAGCGAATGCACACTTACCTTATA ACGTTGGAAAGCGAAGATCCCGCAATCGTTAAGGATCAACGCCCACCATTAGATTGGCCCACGAAAGGatcaattcaattttcaaacgtGAAAATGCGTTATCGGCATAATTTGCCATTGGTCTTGGACGGCGTTTCGTTCGATATCGAACCCCAAGCAAAAATTG GTATTGTCGGGAGGACGGGTTCGGGGAAATCATCGCTGGGAGTCGCATTATTTAGATTAGTGGACCTGTCATCGGGAGTTATCAAAATCGATGGCATTAACATTTCAGAAATGGGATTGGAAGATTTGCGATCAAAGTTGTCCATCATCCCTCAAGACCCAGTGCTATTCATCGGTACCATAAG gTACAATTTAGATCCGTTTCAAAAGTACTCTGATGACGCCATTTGGGAAGCAGTCGAGCGTAccaatatgaaagaaaaagtcaaagCGCTACCCGGCCAACTGGATAGCCCAGTCATCGAGAACGGTGAAAACTTTTCTGTGGGTGAGAGACAGCTGCTTTGCATGGCTCGAGCTCTTTTGCGTCACAGTAAG ATTCTCTTATTGGATGAGGCTACGGCGGCCATCGATACGCAGACGGATGCGTTGGTGCAAAGGACGTTGCGAGAAGCTTTCAAAGATTGTACCATTCTGACAATTGCACATCGCCTTAACACAGTGCTCCAGTGTGACAAAATTCTTGTGCTTCATGATGGCAAA gtgATGGAGTATGACAAACCGTCGATACTTATGACCAAAAGCGATTCTATTTTTGCTGGAATGATGTCCGTTGCTGAAGTCTCCGACGATTGCCTGTTAGAGCTTTAG